One segment of Drosophila mauritiana strain mau12 chromosome 3R, ASM438214v1, whole genome shotgun sequence DNA contains the following:
- the LOC117144793 gene encoding endochitinase: MVRYIPLLLLGVLCSWPAATVASDQPSRVVCYFSNWAVYRTGIGRYGLEDVPADLCTHIIYSFIGVNDKSWDVLVIDPELDVDQGGFSKFTQLKKSNPNVKLEIAVGGWAEGGSKYSQMVAVRDRRQSFIRSVVRFMKQYNFDGFDLDWEYPGATDRGGNYGDKDKFLYFVQELRRAFDREGRGWEITMAVPVAKFRLNEGYHVPELCEALDAIHAMTYDLRGNWAGFADVHSPLYKRKHDQYAYEKLNVNDGLALWEEMGCPANKLVVGVPFYGRTFTLSNSNKNYNMGTYINKEAGGGAPGPYTNASGFLAYYEICTEVMDKSKGWTVEWDDAGMVPYTYKDTQWVGYENEASIQIKMDFIKQRGYAGAMTWAIDMDDFHGMCGRKNGLTQILYDNMMNYRVPEPTRQTTPRPEWAKPPATPPNPDEGAVVAPTTSTTKRPKPKPKPTSSPVSPTSAPGPVPTVGSGTPKPTTKKPKKPKKTTTTTTTTPSPEKSTEEPEEVVHPVEPTDPEQPMGPQFDPNEIDCTNRDFVPHPNCRKYFRCVHGKPVEFECKEGTAFHTVLNVCDWIENSDRYYCSRMKNKEKGNEAH, encoded by the exons ATGG TCCGATATATTCCGCTCCTACTCCTGGGAGTGCTGTGCTCCTGGCCAGCTGCCACTGTGGCCAGTGACCAGCCTTCCCGCGTCGTCTGCTACTTCAGCAACTGGGCCGTGTATCGAACTGGAATCGGTCGCTATGGATTGGAGGATGTGCCCGCCGACCTGTGCACCCACATCATCTACTCCTTCATTGGTGTAAACGATAAGAGCTGGGATGTGCTGGTGATCGATCCTGAGTTGGATGTGGATCAGGGTGGCTTCAGCAAGTTTACCCAGTTGAAGAAATCCAACCCCAATGTGAAGCTGGAGATAGcagtgggtggctgggcggAAGGTGGCTCCAAGTACTCACAAATGGTGGCTGTTCGCGATCGCCGGCAGAGTTTCATACGCAGTGTGGTGCGCTTCATGAAGCAGTACAACTTCGATGGTTTCGACTTGGACTGGGAGTATCCGGGAGCCACGGATCGCGGTGGCAACTATGGGGATAAGGACAAGTTCCTGTATTTCGTTCAGGAACTGCGACGTGCCTTCGATCGCGAGGGTCGCGGATGGGAAATCACCATGGCGGTGCCCGTTGCCAAGTTCCGGCTGAACGAAGGTTACCACGTTCCGGAATTGTGCGA AGCGCTTGATGCCATTCACGCCATGACCTATGACCTGCGAGGAAACTGGGCCGGATTCGCCGACGTGCACAGTCCACTCTATAAGCGAAAGCATGACCAATACGCCTACGAAAAACTGAATGTG AACGACGGCCTTGCGCTGTGGGAGGAGATGGGCTGCCCGGCCAACAAGCTGGTGGTGGGTGTCCCCTTCTACGGTCGGACGTTCACGCTGAGCAACTCGAACAAGAACTACAACATGGGCACCTACATCAATAAGGAGGCAGGCGGCGGAGCACCGGGTCCCTACACAAATGCCAGCGGCTTTTTGGCCTACTACGAAATTTGCACCGAGGTGATGGACAAGTCCAAGGGATGGACGGTGGAGTGGGATGACGCTGGCATGGTGCCCTACACCTACAAGGACACACAGTGGGTGGGCTACGAGAACGAGGCATCCATTCAGATCAAGATGGACTTCATCAAGCAGCGGGGATACGCCGGTGCCATGACCTGGGCCATAGATATGGACGACTTCCATGGGATGTGCGGCAGGAAGAACGGCCTAACGCAAATCCTGTACGATAACATGATGAACTATCGTGTTCCGGAACCTACAAGGCAGACAACACCAAGG CCTGAGTGGGCAAAGCCGCCAGCAACACCACCAAATCCGGATGAGGGCGCGGTGGTGGCACCAACTACGAGCACAACCAAgaggccaaaaccaaaaccgaagcCAACTTCAAGTCCAGTAAGCCCAACATCCGCTCCAGGTCCTGTTCCAACTGTTGGCAGTGGCACTCCGAAGCCAACCACAAAG AAGCCCAAAAAACCAAAGAAGACAACAACCACCACAACAACCACTCCTTCTCCGGAAAAGAGCACTGAGGAGCCGGAAGAAGTTGTTCATCCAGTGGAGCCCACTGATCCCGAGCAGCCTATGGGGCCACAGTTCGATCCCAACGAGATTGATTGTACCAACCGTGACTTTGTACCGCATCCTAATTGCCGAAAG TACTTCCGCTGTGTCCATGGCAAACCCGTCGAATTCGAGTGCAAGGAGGGAACGGCCTTCCACACGGTCCTGAATGTCTGCGATTGGATCGAGAACAGCGACCGCTACTACTGCAGTCGCATGAAGAACAAGGAGAAGGGCAACGAGGCCCACTAA
- the LOC117144794 gene encoding forkhead box protein B2, translated as MLASVAARLALFAVISTQSLQLLQAAPFPGIENAAFTSDDLLAEESAPVASQVHVQHNRHRRHHEDGNYHGHRHHKRHWDRHFPGPDCHHPGGFGFGFEHGGPPPHGHHHRFEPHDFQPFPNAFGPPDYEEHQRPFEAPLEPFERNRGEINELTKQPSSSSVAPPPAAPVTPSSITRTTSTTTIRTTSTARSTTLAPTSSSTEEAPLAIDIRIG; from the exons ATGTTAGCCTCAGTTGCCGCCCGT CTGGCGCTGTTCGCTGTGATAAGCACCCAGAGTCTGCAGCTCCTCCAGGCTGCTCCGTTCCCAGGCATCGAGAATGC TGCCTTCACCAGTGACGATTTATTGGCCGAGGAATCGGCGCCCGTTGCTAGCCAGGTCCACGTCCAACACAATCGGCATCGTCGCCATCATGAGGACGGCAATTACCATGGGCACAGGCACCACAAGCGGCACTGGGATCGCCATTTTCCGGGTCCGGACTGCCATCACCCTGGCGGATTCGGGTTTGGATTTGAGCATGGTGGACCACCTCCCCATGGTCACCACCACAGATTCGAGCCACATGACTTCCAACCGTTTCCAAATGCCTTTGGACCACCGGACTACGAGGAGCACCAGCGTCCATTTGAAGCGCCACTGGAGCCTTTTGAAA gaaatagaggggaaatcaatGAGCTTACAAAGCAACCCAGCTCAAGCAGCGTAGCTCCACCACCAGCAGCTCCAGTTACGCCTTCTTCAATCACAAgaaccaccagcaccaccaccataAGAACCACAAGCACCGCCAGATCGACTACCTTGGCACCCACCTCTTCCAGCACCGAAGAGGCACCCTTGGCCATCGACATACGCATCGGCTGA